Proteins encoded by one window of Apus apus isolate bApuApu2 chromosome 15, bApuApu2.pri.cur, whole genome shotgun sequence:
- the B4GALT5 gene encoding beta-1,4-galactosyltransferase 5 isoform X2, translating into MMQAQGIMIRENMRTIGAQVYEQVVRSAYAKRNSSVNDSDYPLDLNHNDTFLQATTFLPEDFTYFPNHTCPERLPSMKGPVDVNMSEITMEDIHQFFSRDSSIKLGGHWKPSDCLPRWKVAILIPFRNRYEHLPVLFRHLIPMLQRQRLQFAFYVVEQAGNQPFNRAMLFNVGFREAMKDLDWDCLIFHDVDHIPENDRNYYGCGQMPRHFAAKLDKYMYLLPYNEFFGGVSGLTVEQFQKINGFPNAFWGWGGEDDDLWNRVQYAGYSVTRPEGDTGKYKSIPHHHRGEVQFLGRYALLRKSKERQALDGLNNLNYFPNVTYDALYKNITVNLTPELALVTEY; encoded by the exons ATGATGCAAGCCCAAGGCATCATGATCCGTGAGAACATGCGAACAATAGGAGCTCAGGTGTACGAGCAGGTGGTCCGCAGTGCCTATGCCAAGAGGAACAGCAGCGTGAATGACTCAG ATTATCCTCTTGATCTGAACCACAATGACACCTTTCTGCAAGCCACAACGTTTCTTCCTGAAGACTTTACCTACTTCCCCAACCACACCTGTCCTGAGAGGCTCCCTTCTATGA AGGGCCCCGTCGATGTAAATATGAGCGAGATCACGATGGAGGACATCCACCAGTTCTTCTCAAGAGACTCTTCAATTAAACTGGGAGGCCACTGGAAGCCGAGCGACTGCCTGCCTCGCTGGAAG GTGGCCATCCTGATCCCCTTCCGCAACAGATACGAGCATCTTCCCGTCCTCTTCAGACACCTCATTCCCATGCTGCAGAGGCAACGTTTACAGTTCGCCTTTTACGTGGTAGAACAA GCTGGAAACCAACCCTTCAACCGTGCCATGCTCTTCAATGTTGGCTTTCGGGAAGCAATGAAGGACTTGGACTGGGACTGTCTCATCTTCCACGATGTGGACCACATACCAGAAAATGACCGTAACTATTATGGGTGTGGACAGATGCCAAGGCACTTTGCAGCCAAGCTGGATAAGTACATGTATCT GCTTCCATACAACGAGTTCTTTGGTGGGGTGAGTGGCCTGACTGTCGAGCAGTTTCAGAAGATCAACGGTTTCCCTAATGCCTTCTGGGGCTGGGGTGGTGAAGACGATGACCTCTGGAACAG GGTGCAGTATGCAGGCTACTCAGTGACTCGACCAGAAGGAGACACAGGGAAATACAAATCAATTCCCCACCATCATCGGGGAGAAGTGCAGTTCCTAGGAAG GTACGCCTTGCTGAGGAAGTCAAAAGAAAGGCAAGCCCTGGACGGCCTCAATAACTTGAACTACTTTCCAAACGTCACGTATGACGCCTTGTATAAGAACATCACTGTTAACCTGACACCAGAGCTGGCTCTGGTGACCGAATattaa